In Gemmatimonadales bacterium, a single window of DNA contains:
- the nusB gene encoding transcription antitermination factor NusB, whose amino-acid sequence MLRPETRARARALQLLYACELTGTDPAAAMQGLARLTGPERALDGAELLASGVVANQESLDRRIRAAADNWRVERIGVVERIILRLGIHELELGETPPKVVIDEAIRLAQWFGGPKTPAFVNGVLDRIAHSLGRL is encoded by the coding sequence ATGCTCCGACCTGAGACGCGCGCCCGGGCGCGTGCGCTTCAACTGCTCTACGCCTGCGAACTGACCGGCACCGACCCCGCGGCCGCGATGCAGGGCCTGGCACGGCTCACCGGACCGGAGCGGGCCCTCGATGGGGCGGAACTGCTGGCCAGCGGAGTCGTGGCCAACCAGGAGTCACTGGATCGACGCATCCGTGCTGCCGCGGACAACTGGCGTGTCGAGCGCATCGGTGTCGTGGAGCGCATCATCCTGCGACTCGGCATCCACGAACTGGAGCTGGGGGAGACGCCGCCCAAGGTCGTGATCGACGAGGCCATCCGGTTGGCGCAGTGGTTTGGCGGACCGAAGACGCCGGCGTTCGTCAACGGGGTGCTCGACCGGATCGCGCACTCGCTCGGCCGGTTGTGA
- a CDS encoding glycosyltransferase, translated as MRRTSPPSFLYVGRLKRYKGVDLAVRALAVARKTRPELTLDIAGSGDDRPRLEALAAELGLTGAVRFHGFVSEERKLELLRRTWANLFPSPKEGWGITVVEAAACGTPSLASDSPGLRDSVRPGETGYLVPHGDPAALAARMLDLAANPALVEQLGMAGRRFAESHSWERAADLTESHLRELAGR; from the coding sequence GTGCGCCGCACGAGCCCGCCCTCGTTCCTGTACGTGGGGCGGCTCAAGCGTTACAAGGGCGTGGACCTGGCCGTGCGCGCGTTGGCCGTCGCGCGGAAGACGCGCCCGGAGCTGACGCTCGACATCGCGGGGTCGGGGGACGACCGCCCGCGGCTGGAGGCGCTCGCCGCAGAGCTGGGACTCACCGGGGCGGTTCGATTTCACGGATTCGTCTCGGAGGAGCGGAAGCTGGAACTGCTCCGGCGCACTTGGGCCAACCTCTTCCCTTCGCCGAAGGAGGGGTGGGGTATTACCGTTGTGGAGGCGGCAGCGTGCGGGACCCCCTCGCTGGCCTCGGACAGTCCCGGTCTCCGGGACTCTGTGCGGCCGGGAGAGACCGGGTATCTGGTCCCCCACGGGGATCCCGCCGCGCTCGCCGCCCGAATGCTGGACCTGGCGGCAAATCCGGCCCTTGTCGAGCAGTTGGGCATGGCCGGCCGCCGGTTTGCCGAATCTCATTCCTGGGAGCGTGCGGCCGATCTCACTGAGTCCCACCTCCGGGAACTCGCCGGCCGCTGA
- a CDS encoding HPF/RaiA family ribosome-associated protein, which translates to MPVTITARHCELTELLRERAQEIAERLEARAGRPSDVSVIFDLEAGVSTAELRLLAFGQEPILSTGRGDDHRTALDQAEARLRRQLEKPGTRRLRDRKSTELDNV; encoded by the coding sequence ATGCCCGTCACGATCACCGCCCGCCACTGCGAACTGACCGAACTGCTGCGCGAACGCGCCCAGGAGATTGCCGAACGGCTCGAGGCCAGAGCCGGACGGCCGTCCGATGTCAGCGTGATCTTCGATCTCGAGGCCGGAGTCTCGACCGCGGAGCTTCGATTGCTCGCCTTCGGGCAGGAACCCATTCTCTCCACCGGCCGTGGCGATGACCATCGCACTGCGCTCGACCAGGCGGAGGCCCGTCTCCGCCGGCAGCTTGAGAAGCCGGGCACGCGACGGCTCCGCGACCGGAAATCCACCGAACTGGACAACGTGTGA
- the hprK gene encoding HPr(Ser) kinase/phosphatase yields MTLRLRDLVEGSGEVLQLESLTGALGLDRFLPDSEVASPGLALAGFTNRFIAQRIHVFGETEITYLGSLDSAGRQSALEALFAFELPVIFVTKGLAVPAELMELAERRQVPVVRTQLKTAEFYRRIKPVLEEAFAPRTTLHGSLADVYGVGLLFIGRSGIGKSECVLDLVERGHRLVADDVVQVSRRGNGVLIGKGHELAQHHMEIRGIGLVDISALFGVRAIRQQKRIEVVVQLEDWEHAQEAERTGLAQQDVEILDVKVPKVIVPLNPGKNLTVISEVVAMMHLLRYSGVDVAAAFNERLIRRMKEQRGIREYLQEDYE; encoded by the coding sequence GTGACCCTCCGTCTGCGCGACCTGGTCGAAGGGAGCGGTGAGGTACTCCAGCTTGAGAGCCTGACCGGAGCCCTTGGCCTGGACCGCTTCCTGCCGGACTCCGAGGTGGCAAGCCCGGGCCTGGCGCTGGCGGGGTTCACCAACCGCTTCATCGCGCAGCGCATTCACGTGTTCGGCGAGACCGAGATCACCTACCTCGGCTCGCTCGATTCCGCGGGGCGCCAGTCGGCGCTCGAGGCGCTCTTCGCGTTCGAACTCCCCGTCATCTTCGTGACCAAGGGACTCGCCGTCCCGGCGGAGTTGATGGAGCTCGCGGAACGCCGGCAGGTGCCGGTCGTTCGCACGCAGCTCAAGACGGCGGAGTTCTATCGTCGGATCAAGCCGGTGCTGGAAGAGGCCTTCGCACCCCGGACGACGCTGCACGGCTCCCTGGCGGACGTCTATGGCGTCGGGCTCCTGTTCATCGGCCGCTCCGGCATCGGCAAGAGCGAGTGCGTCCTCGACCTGGTGGAGCGGGGGCACCGGTTGGTGGCCGACGACGTGGTGCAGGTGTCGCGCCGCGGCAATGGGGTCCTGATCGGCAAGGGGCACGAACTCGCCCAGCACCACATGGAAATCCGCGGGATCGGTCTGGTGGACATCTCCGCGCTCTTCGGCGTGCGGGCCATTCGGCAGCAGAAGCGCATCGAGGTCGTCGTGCAGCTCGAGGACTGGGAGCACGCCCAGGAGGCGGAGCGCACCGGGCTGGCGCAGCAGGATGTTGAGATCCTCGACGTGAAGGTCCCCAAGGTGATCGTCCCGCTGAACCCAGGAAAGAATCTCACGGTGATTTCCGAGGTGGTGGCGATGATGCACCTGCTCCGGTATTCGGGTGTGGACGTGGCTGCGGCGTTCAATGAGCGCCTGATCCGGCGGATGAAGGAACAGCGGGGCATCCGCGAGTACCTGCAGGAAGACTATGAGTGA
- a CDS encoding PTS sugar transporter subunit IIB, producing MPIRLCRIDDRLIHGQVVLGWARTLGIGDIVLVDDEVAASPWEQDLYRMAVPPELQVEFVNTAQARQRLAAWQSGPLAVLILTGSIETMARLLEDVPHPPAVNLGGIHHRDGRTERLPYLYLTDEELAQLQRLRAAGIEVSAEDVPGAGAVRLESLA from the coding sequence ATGCCGATCCGACTCTGTCGTATCGACGATCGCCTGATTCACGGGCAAGTGGTGCTCGGCTGGGCGCGCACCCTTGGCATCGGCGACATCGTGCTGGTCGACGACGAGGTGGCCGCCAGTCCCTGGGAGCAGGATCTCTACCGGATGGCGGTCCCCCCGGAGCTGCAGGTGGAGTTCGTCAACACCGCGCAGGCCCGTCAGCGGCTGGCCGCGTGGCAGAGTGGTCCACTCGCCGTCCTCATCCTCACCGGCTCCATTGAGACGATGGCGCGGCTGCTCGAGGACGTTCCCCATCCCCCCGCGGTCAATCTCGGCGGCATCCATCATCGCGATGGGCGGACCGAACGATTGCCATATCTCTACCTGACGGACGAGGAACTCGCCCAGCTCCAGCGGCTCCGGGCCGCCGGCATCGAGGTGTCCGCCGAGGACGTCCCCGGCGCCGGGGCCGTCCGGCTCGAGTCGCTTGCATGA